Proteins found in one Oncorhynchus mykiss isolate Arlee chromosome 17, USDA_OmykA_1.1, whole genome shotgun sequence genomic segment:
- the tarbp2 gene encoding RISC-loading complex subunit tarbp2 isoform X2: MLPLLSQSLGNTPVYDLLKAEGQAHQPNFTFRVSVGEISCTGQGPSKKAAKHKAAEAALKMMKGGLGGPVVLGEGLGEGFIGAEEPLDGDSSPSEMKTSGSGTSQQSECNPVGALQELVVQKGWRLPEYTVTQESGPAHRKEFTMTCRVERFVEIGSGTSKKLAKRNAAAKMLSRIHDVPVDLRSSHETEPEDDTFIMNMGGGRVEAGKCKGLGCTWDSLRNSAGEKMLQLRSHPLGMPNSDFCSLLHDLSEEQRFDVSYLDIEERSLSGLCQCLVELSTQPITVCHGFAPNQDGARASAAHNALQYLKIMAGGK, translated from the exons GTAACACCCCAGTGTATGACCTGCTCAAGGCCGAGGGCCAGGCGCACCAACCCAACTTTACGTTCCGCGTGTCCGTGGGAGAGATCAGCTGCACCGGCCAGGGGCCCAGCAAGAAGGCTGCCAAACACAAGGCAGCAGAGGCCGCCCTGAAGATGATGAAAGGAGGACTAGGGGGACCAGTGGTGCTGGGAGAAGGATTGGGAGAAGGCTTTATTGGGGCGGAAGAGCCTTTGGATGGGGACAG TTCTCCGTCAGAGATGAAGACTTCAGGAAGCGGCACGTCTCAGCAGTCAGAATGCAACCCTGTGGGAGCTCTGCAG GAGCTGGTGGTTCAGAAAGGCTGGCGTCTGCCAGAGTACACCGTGACCCAGGAGTCGGGGCCTGCCCACCGCAAGGAGTTCACCATGACATGCCGGGTGGAGAGATTTGTTGAAATTG GCAGTGGCACATCGAAGAAACTAGCCAAGCGGAATGCAGCAGCTAAGATGTTGTCCAGGATCCACGATGTTCCTGTAGACCTGAGGAGCAGCCACGAGACTGAGCCTGAGGACGACACTTTTATCATG AACATGGGCGGGGGCAGGGTGGAGGCAGGGAAGTGTAAAGGTCTGGGCTGTACCTGGGACTCTCTGAGGAACTCTGCTGGGGAGAAGATGCTGCAGCTAAGGAGCCACCCTCTGGGCATGCCCAACTCTGACTTCTGCTCTCTGCTACACGACCTCTCAGAGGAGCAGCGCTTTGACGTCAGCTACCTCGACATAG AGGAGCGCAGTCTGAGCGGTCTGTGCCAGTGTCTGGTAGAGCTATCCACTCAGCCAATCACAGTGTGCCACGGCTTCGCACCCAATCAGGACGGTGCCCGCGCCAGCGCAGCCCACAATGCACTGCAATACCTCAAAATCATGGCTGGGGGGAAGTGA
- the tespa1 gene encoding protein ITPRID2: MERPSSTTRRQAWFQTGRQWPTLKEQDPQGPPSTHPSVPHQSASEDDVFSDGCSAGKIESWLLGCGRETDSENSRHNLTVESLLKSKSFEDDLSLGAEATVLDVEEGVSELSSCPLLFPPPKHPHRGVTTSTPRQRLALPLLHLGHSLASSGLSKSTSKASSVSEALQMCAEDAEETLYQLGFGCDEPEVTARIPIRFINFPSHAHGINLRLFLQSQLHRLRQEDPGLSLASRFRQVEVLTAMANAFYSLYSHVSRTPLQKLAPPEFSFSPTADGQIGRRFMGSVRSEPRSPVERLKDTVSKMCLYTGSGASARLGSDSACPRPGLSPGPGSAPKKRSSLPDLVGLVLENTKAEPLSRDMEEDNQDTGNSNETSAAVDTMVSERETETQGHTDGEGEQGLFSDVQDMDTGDSNKTCAVGTRMFRDRETETPGHRDTVRDKELEQGSSSDGNGVDLERERHPDRTPNFGASSLSESGHQREPSSRKKLDFGLTTPRPTCEVGETQNTIHPTGWATVVAPVAKVTRDITRPPIVECVHQAPYGSQLQQWNSNTQAEDILSSENVRRSDRSFTTSDGLHKPREKDFLTTSNSAKSLEVAVTPMSKVESSLGEAGTLVVSTFVSMELLSCRKSPCLITVTDVTPSSSLDTDAPEMILPASGGTTVVPPAAQYYPGVWRNKRYLSPLKPTPLQGQVSHTIQQANSFELEEVQSAGEEDFGQQETIRSTSLSRSTVNQNKGLVVRGDSMQSDSSGYADDDVDSPDRDKS; the protein is encoded by the exons GCGGGAGACGGACTCAGAAAACTCTAGACATAATCTGACTGTTG aGTCTCTGCTGAAATCAAAAAGTTTTGAAGATGACCTGAGTCTGGGGGCTGAGG CTACAGTATTAGATGTTGAGGAAGGCGTCTCAGAACTGAG CAGCTGCCCACTGCTGTTTCCGCCACCCAAACATCCTCACAGAGGAGTCACCACCAG TACTCCCCGCCAGAGACTGGCTCTGCCCCTTCTCCACCTGGGTCACAGTCTGGCCTCCAGTGGGCTCTCCAAAAGCACCAGTAAAGCCTCGAG tgTGTCGGAGGCCCTGCAGATGTGTGCGGAGGATGCAGAGGAGACTCTGTACCAGTTAGGGTTTGGTTGTGATGAGCCTGAGGTGACGGCCCGTATCCCTATCCGCTTCATCAACTTCCCCTCCCATGCCCACGGCATCAACCTCCGCCTCTTTCTTCAGTCCCAACTGCACCGGCTCCGACAGGAGGACCCAGGACTCTCCCTGGCCA GCCGTTTCAGGCAGGTAGAGGTGCTGACAGCCATGGCCAACGCCTTCTACTCCCTCTACTCACACGTGTCCCGCACGCCCCTCCAGAAGCTCGCCCCTCCTGAGTTCAGCTTCTCCCCCACCGCTGACGGGCAGATTGGACGGCGCTTCATGGGAAGTGTCCGCAGCGAACCGAGGTCTCCAGTGGAACGACTCAAGGATACGGTTTCTAAGATGTGCCTGTATACTGGCTCTGGGGCTTCTGCCCGGCTGGGGTCGGACTCTGCCTGCCCCAGACCAGGACTCTCCCCCGGGCCTGGGTCGGCACCCAAGAAGAGAAGCAGCCTTCCTGACTTGGTGGGTCTGGTCCTGGAGAACACCAAGGCAGAGCCTTTAtccagagacatggaggaggataATCAGGATACAGGGAACAGTAATGAGACGAGTGCTGCTGTGGACACGatggtgagcgagagagagacagagacacagggacacacagacggggagggggagcaggggtTGTTTTCAGATGTACAGGATATGGACACTGGGGATAGTAACAAGACGTGTGCTGTGGGCACACGTATGTtccgggacagagagacagagacaccggGACATAGAGACACAGTCAGGGACAAGGAGTTGGAGCAGGGATCGTCATCAGATGGGAATGGAGTTGAtttagagagagagcgacatcCTGACAGAACACCCAACTTTGGGGCATCATCACTTTCAGAATCAGGTCATCAAAGAGAGCCCAGTAGTAGGAAGAAGCTGGACTTTGGCCTTACTACTCCAAGACCTACTTGTGAAGTTGGAGAAACTCAAAACACAATTCATCCCACGGGCTGGGCAACAGTAGTGGCACCGGTCGCCAAGGTTACCCGTGACATCACCCGTCCTCCGATCGTTGAGTGTGTTCACCAGGCTCCGTACGGCAGTCAACTACAACAGTGGAATAGTAACACGCAGGCGGAGGACATTTTGTCCTCTGAGAACGTCAGAAGATCTGACCGATCCTTCACCACGTCAGACGGACTTCACAAACCTAGGGAGAAGGATTTCTTAACCACCAGTAACTCAGCCAAGAGTTTAGAGGTCGCAGTAACTCCCATGTCTAAGGTGGAGTCTAGTTTGGGAGAAGCTGGAACACTGGTTGTGTCAACGTTCGTGTCTATGGAGCTCCTTAGTTGCAGGAAGTCCCCTTGTCTCATCACTGTTACTGATGTGACACCTTCTAGTTCTTTAGACACAGATGCACCTGAGATGATTCTCCCTGCCAGTGGTGGGACCACAGTGGTGCCTCCAGCAGCCCAGTATTATCCAGGTGTATGGAGGAACAAGAGGTACCTGAGTCCTCTGAAACCAACACCGCTCCAGGGGCAGGTCTCCCACACTATTCAACAGGCCAACTCCTTTGAGCTGGAGGAG GTACAGAGCGCAGGGGAGGAAGACTTTGGACAGCAAGAAACTATAAGGTCAACATCTTTGTCCCGGTCCACTGTCAATCAAAACAAAG GTCTGGTGGTTCGAGGGGACAGCATGCAATCAGACAGTAGTGGCTACGCTGATGACGACGTCGACTCCCCTGACAGAGACAAGAGCTGA